The window TGATACCGATATAATATACAGAACAAATTATGGAATCGAAGTGGTCAACTCCAACAAACTAATGAAAATAATAAATAACTTATAGACCCTAAAAATAAAATTGAATGTAATGTAAATTGTGTTAACCATAAAATCTATATCAAAAATGAAATTACGCCTCTATGGTAAATGCTTTGACCACAAATGCACCATCCGGTGGCATTGAATTCCATAATGTACAGATTTCAGACCCGAAAGATTTTGAGGTCAAGCTCAAACCCCTGTATACTGGAATATGCGGTACAGATCGTGGGGAGGTTCATGGAAACCTATCATTTGCATACAACCATCCTGGATATAATTTCCTGGTTCTGGGGCATGAGGCTGTGTGCCAGGTAATAGATGCTCAGGAAAATGAATACGGGATAAAAACCGGTGATTATGTTGTCCCTGTTGTGAGAAGGCCCGGGGAGTGTGTGAACTGCAGAATAGGAAGGGAGGACAATTGCTCTGATGGAAAGAAGAACGAGGCAGGAATAACCGGCCTTCATGGGTTTATGCGGGATTATTTTTTTGATATGCCGGAGAATCTTGTAAAGGTCAATGATAGAAGCATGGTGAGAGAAGCAGTTCTCACAGAACCGGCAAAAAATGTTATGAAGGCATTTGAGGTCTTTGACACTGTATCGAGAAGATCCATATTTCAGAATAAAGATTCCACATTTATCGGAAAAAACTGCCTTATTATCGGTTCTGGAAGTGAGGCATTCCTATATTCGATGATGGCGAATGAATACAGGTTTAATGTATATATGACAAACAGGCATAGCCTCGAAGAATCAAAATTATCCATTCTGGAAAAAACAGGAAGCATATTTTTTGATTATACAAGCGGCATTCCCCTTAAGGGTATAGACCTGCTAATAGATACAAGCGGGGATCCGGCCACAATATTCAGATTTGTTCGCACGATGAATAACAACGGAGTTGCAATACTATTTGGAACAAAGGGAAATGCTCCTGGAACACAGGTTAACGGAGAGGATATAGATTATATAATAGAGAGGAACATAAGCATGGTAGGTTCAGTTGATGGATCCAAAAAGCATTATCTTGATGCTTTGAGATACATTGAGAAATGGAACCATGCCCATAATTCCGTGATCGGT of the Ferroplasma sp. genome contains:
- a CDS encoding glucose 1-dehydrogenase, which produces MVNALTTNAPSGGIEFHNVQISDPKDFEVKLKPLYTGICGTDRGEVHGNLSFAYNHPGYNFLVLGHEAVCQVIDAQENEYGIKTGDYVVPVVRRPGECVNCRIGREDNCSDGKKNEAGITGLHGFMRDYFFDMPENLVKVNDRSMVREAVLTEPAKNVMKAFEVFDTVSRRSIFQNKDSTFIGKNCLIIGSGSEAFLYSMMANEYRFNVYMTNRHSLEESKLSILEKTGSIFFDYTSGIPLKGIDLLIDTSGDPATIFRFVRTMNNNGVAILFGTKGNAPGTQVNGEDIDYIIERNISMVGSVDGSKKHYLDALRYIEKWNHAHNSVIGDLITGTYSPENTEIFLKKPEGEIKSIIKW